DNA from Cloacibacillus sp. An23:
CGAGCGGAAAAGCACGCATGATACGCGCGAATTCTCTCCAAGCAGTGTGAAGTACGCGTGACCGCTCGTGTGGAGCTTGAAGCCGAGCAGCTCGCCGCGCACGGAAAGGTTTTGAAGCAGAGGTTCGCGGGATACGGCCTCCTTTACGGAGGCGGTCATCTCGTCTACCGTTATGATTTTATTGTTTGCCGCCGTCATCTGAGCCGCGTACTATGCGTCCGAGCACGCCGTTCACGAAGCGTCCCGATTCCTCCGTTCCGAAGGCCTTGGCTATCTCGACGGCCTCGGATATGGCGACGTTGACGGGGACCTTTTTCGCAATAGTCCCCTCGTAAAGCGCGAGAGCGATGACGGCCTTGTCAAGCGACACAAGACGCTCGGGACGCCACTTGCTCTCCATGTTGACGCGGATGACGTCTTCTATGGCCGCGCCGTTGGCGCGGACGCCGCGGAAAAGATCTGCAGCGTAGCTCATAACCTCGTCCTTCTCAGCGTCGCTGAGCGACAGGTCGAACTCCCCGACGAACGGAAACTCCTCCTTCGACGGAGCGTCTGCCTCGTCTGGCTTCAGCTCGCCGCTGAAGAGCGTCATAGCCTCGTCCTCAGGGAAAAGCTCGAGCATTTCGGAAGGCGAGGCTCCGGGCCTCATGTCGTTCATATATACGAGCTGCAGGGCGATTTCACGCGCCCTGTGGCGCAGCTTCGTTTTTCTGGACATTACCAAAAAATCATCTCCTAAAGAGTTCCTTAAGCGCGCAGAGCTGTTTTCTGCCGTCCTCGGTGAGCACAAGCCATGCGACGCCGTAGCCTATCACCGCGAAGAAGATGGACCACAGCACGCCGCCTATCCCCATGTGGAAGAGCGCAGTAACGCCCGCTGCCGCTGCGGCCCAGAACACAGGCATCATCCAGATGGGCGTCGCCTTCCTGTTGTCCTGCGGCGCTACGTTCATCCAGTTGACCTGCACCGATATTCCAGACGCGGCGAAGAGCCCGGAGAATTTAGCCTCGAGCGAAGCCCTGTCAGATGCGGGCCAGTCGTCCGGCGCGGCGATGTAAATGTTCAGAAGCGCCTTCTCGCCGATGAAAGAGACCTCCTGCACGTACAGCTCCTGAGGAAGGCGCCTGGCTATTATCTGACGGACGGCGTCGCCGTCGATCCAGATTTTTCCTAGTTTGGTTGTCGTCCATAGAAAGAGCATCGTGTATGCACCGCCTCTCAAAGAAGAAGGC
Protein-coding regions in this window:
- the nusB gene encoding transcription antitermination factor NusB; translation: MSRKTKLRHRAREIALQLVYMNDMRPGASPSEMLELFPEDEAMTLFSGELKPDEADAPSKEEFPFVGEFDLSLSDAEKDEVMSYAADLFRGVRANGAAIEDVIRVNMESKWRPERLVSLDKAVIALALYEGTIAKKVPVNVAISEAVEIAKAFGTEESGRFVNGVLGRIVRGSDDGGKQ